A DNA window from Deltaproteobacteria bacterium contains the following coding sequences:
- a CDS encoding glutaredoxin family protein — MGTSKLIVEVYARKDCCNCKEANEVIGRVNEDIPFRYKVVDITKNDDLFRRYKEDVPTIYINGKKAFKFKVDENEFRKRVRKEIIRESMTRLWNKKQHYS, encoded by the coding sequence ATGGGGACGAGCAAACTGATCGTTGAGGTCTACGCAAGGAAGGACTGCTGCAACTGCAAGGAGGCCAACGAGGTCATCGGCAGGGTCAACGAGGACATCCCGTTCCGGTACAAGGTCGTGGACATCACCAAGAACGACGACCTCTTCCGCAGGTACAAGGAGGACGTGCCGACCATCTACATCAACGGGAAGAAGGCCTTCAAGTTCAAGGTCGACGAGAACGAGTTCCGCAAGCGGGTGCGCAAGGAGATAATCCGCGAGAGCATGACGCGGCTGTGGAACAAGAAGCAGCACTACAGTTGA